From the Quercus lobata isolate SW786 chromosome 6, ValleyOak3.0 Primary Assembly, whole genome shotgun sequence genome, one window contains:
- the LOC115950610 gene encoding EPIDERMAL PATTERNING FACTOR-like protein 2: MGCRRSHNFICGGTLCYVAISLLFLILNSDKPRLTAEGRSLSEPFSQTVREDKAILSAQIGSRPPRCERRCSTCGHCEAIQVPSNPQVQNRNRNFSTASNIAYARGDDNSNYKPMSWKCKCGKIIFNP; encoded by the exons atgGGGTGTAGACGGAGTCACAATTTCATTTGCGGCGGTACACTTTGCTACGTTGccatttctcttctctttctcattttgAACTCCGATAAGCCGAGACTCACAGCTGAAG GTAGATCACTATCCGAACCATTTTCCCAG ACGGTAAGAGAAGATAAGGCAATTTTGAGTGCTCAGATAGGATCAAGGCCTCCAAGGTGTGAGAGAAGGTGCAGCACATGTGGGCACTGCGAGGCAATTCAGGTCCCTTCGAATCCCCAAGTACAAAATCGGAACAGAAACTTTTCCACGGCCTCAAATATTGCATATGCAAGAGGCGATGACAACTCCAACTACAAGCCCATGAGTTGGAAATGCAAGTGTGGGAAAATCATCTTCAACCCATAA
- the LOC115950509 gene encoding probable xyloglucan endotransglucosylase/hydrolase protein 6, with translation MYSSLRNAFACLSLFVLVFALSVTGRPATFLEDFKITWSDSHIKQIDRGRAIQLILDRNSGCGFASKRQYLFGRVSMKIKLIPGDSAGTVTAFYMNSNTDTIRDELDFEFLGNRTGQPYTVQTNIYARGKGNREQRINLWFDPAADFHTYTLLWNHRHIVFYVDDVPVRVYKNNEAKGIPFPKLQPMGVYSTLWEADNWATRGGLEKIDWSKAPFYAYYKDFDIEGCPVPGPSNCASNPSNWWEGTAYQLLSPLEARKYKWVRMNHMIYDYCTDKSRFPVTPPECVAGY, from the exons ATGTATTCCTCCTTAAGAAATGCATTTGCTTGTCTCTCACTTTTTGTGCTTGTATTTGCTCTCTCGGTAACAGGGAGACCAGCCacttttcttgaagattttaAAATCACGTGGTCTGATTCCCATATCAAGCAGATCGATAGAGGGAGGGCCATCCAACTCATTCTAGACCGAAATTCTG GATGTGGGTTTGCTTCCAAGAGACAGTACTTGTTCGGGCGTGTCAGCATGAAGATTAAGCTGATTCCCGGAGACTCTGCCGGAACTGTCACAGCCTTCTAT ATGAATTCCAACACGGATACCATTCGTGACGAGCTGGACTTTGAGTTCTTGGGGAATCGGACCGGACAACCGTACACGGTCCAGACCAATATCTATGCTCGTGGAAAGGGTAATAGGGAACAAAGAATCAACCTTTGGTTTGATCCTGCAGCTGACTTCCACACTTACACATTACTCTGGAACCACCGTCATATTGT TTTCTATGTCGATGACGTGCCAGTTAGGGTCTACAAGAATAACGAAGCTAAAGGAATCCCATTCCCAAAGTTGCAACCCATGGGGGTCTATTCAACATTGTGGGAAGCTGATAACTGGGCTACAAGAGGTGGACTTGAAAAGATTGATTGGAGCAAAGCACCTTTCTATGCTTATTACAAGGACTTTGATATTGAAGGGTGCCCTGTGCCAGGGCCCTCTAACTGTGCCTCAAACCCCAGCAATTGGTGGGAAGGAACAGCTTACCAATTGCTCAGTCCACTTGAAGCTAGAAAGTATAAGTGGGTTCGTATGAACCACATGATCTATGACTACTGTACTGATAAATCGAGGTTCCCAGTGACCCCACCAGAGTGTGTTGCGGGTTACTAA